A single region of the Montipora capricornis isolate CH-2021 chromosome 13, ASM3666992v2, whole genome shotgun sequence genome encodes:
- the LOC138028624 gene encoding proline-rich transmembrane protein 1-like has translation MADHPQGDRDPLLPPYTQPPYSSPGFQNAPAQYPPPGQDYGIKNPSGPVTQEPPVQGANTPQFSYPTQPLHQYPPHPGYQAPVSAQLSYQYGSAPITTQHNIVTVVQQGGPGVILAPQVAPPDHCGLSWFACLFCFAIGICAVLKSNQTRDAIFRGDMVAANQLSMETRKLANTAIVIGFFSIVAFMMILYFSVIAPP, from the exons ATGGCTGATCATCCTCAAGGAGATCGTG ATCCCCTGCTTCCACCATATACTCAACCCCCTTACAGCAGTCCTGGGTTTCAAAATGCCCCAGCCCAGTATCCTCCTCCTGGTCAAGATTATGGTATCAAAAACCCTTCTGGTCCAGTGACTCAGGAACCACCAGTGCAAGGTGCTAACACACCTCAGTTTAGTTACCCAACACAACCGCTTCACCAGTACCCACCACACCCAGGCTACCAAGCACCAGTCAGCGCTCAGCTAAGTTACCAATATGGTAGTGCTCCAATCACAACTCAGCATAACATCGTCACAGTCGTG CAGCAGGGTGGACCAGGAGTCATTCTTGCTCCACAGGTTGCCCCACCTGACCACTGTGGGTTGTCCTGGTTTGcctgtttgttttgctttgcaaTAGGAATTTGTGCTGTATTGAAGTCAAATCAG ACTAGAGATGCAATTTTCCGAGGAGACATGGTGGCTGCCAACCAATTGAGTATGGAGACGAGGAAGTTAGCCAACACCGCAATAGTGATTGGGTTTTTTAGCATTGTCGCCTTTATGATGATTCTCTATTTTTCAGTGATTGCTCCTCCGTAA